Genomic segment of Bifidobacterium lemurum:
CTCCTTGATGCGGCCGCGGTGGCCGAGCTTGATGTCCTTGACCACATCGAGCTGGATGCCGTTCGGATCGTAGATGTAGCCGTTGGAATCGGAGGCGGTCACGACCTTCGCGCCGAGCTCGGTGGCCTTCTCGGTGGCGAAGATGGCCACGTTGCCGGAACCGGAGATGGCCACGGTCTTGCCCTCGAAGGAGTCGTTCTTCAGAACGCGCAGGGCCTCCTGCGTGTAATAGCACAGGCCATAGCCGGTGGCTTCGGTGCGGGCGAGCGATCCGCCGAACTCCAGGCCCTTGCCGGTGAGCACGCCGGAGTACTCGTCGCGGATGCGCTTGTACTGGCCGAAGAGGTAGCCGATCTCGCGGGCGCCCACGTTGATGTCGCCGGCCGGCACGTCGGTGAACTGGCCGATATGGCGCTGCAGCTCGGTCATGAAGGCCTGGCAGAAGCGCATGACCTCGGCGTCGGACTTACCCTTCGGGTCGAAGTCGGAGCCGCCCTTGCCGCCGCCCATCGGCAGCGTGGTCAGGGAGTTCTTGAGGATCTGCTCGAAACCGAGGAACTTGATGACGCCCTCGTTCACGGTCGGATGGAAGCGCAGGCCGCCCTTGTACGGGCCGATCGCGGAGTTGAACTGCACGCGGTAGCCGCGGTTCACCTGCACCTTGCCGGAGTCGTCGACCCAGGCCACGCGGAACTTCACCACGCGCTCAGGCTCCACGATGCGCTCCAGCACGCCGTTCGCCTCGTACTCCGGATGCTTCTCGATCACGGGCTGCAAGGTGTCCAACACCTCGTACACGGCCTGCAGGAATTCGGGCTGATCGCCGTCGCGCTTGGTGACCTGGTCATACACGCGCTTGACGTACTCGTTGGTAAGCATGCTTGCTCCCTTGGGTTCGGGTTATCAATAAGACGGTTCCGATTGTAAGCGCGCGTGTTCCGCCCGACAAGACCCCGCCCAAATTACGGTATGAGCCTTGCCGCCGGGCTTATCGTCGGTCGGTTTCCCTTGGAATCATGACGTCGCCGGATGGGCCTGTGAACGAGTTGGCACTTGAGGTCTCCAGTTGGCACCCGCTGGTCGAAACGGCGACGAAGTTAAGCCGTTTTCAACGCCTTGTCCGCCCAAAGCAGTGCCAACTGGAAGCCTCAAGTGCCAACTCGTTGAATCGTCGGTTGAGTGAACCCGTGCCGAAGAGACCGATTGAGCCGTGTACAGTGGTCAGCGAGACAGATAAGGAGTTCATCGATGCTGACCGTCGCCATTGTCGAAGATGATGATGCCGCCGCCGACAAGCTGCGCGCCTGCCTCGATATGTTCGCCCAACGTTCCGGCGAGACGTTCGACGTGCGCCGTTTCGTCGAGCCCACTTCGTTCCTGGAAGGCTACAAACCCAATTGGGACATCGTGTTCATGGATATCGAAATGCCCAATATGGACGGCCTGGCCGCCGCCCACCGGCTGCACGAATTGGACGGCGGGACGGTGCTGATCTTCGTGACGAATATGGCCCAGTTCGCGGCCAAAGGCTACGAGGTGGACGCGCTCGACTACATCATCAAGCCCTTCGTCTATGCCGATTTCGAACGTAAGATCGCCCGCGCGGTCAAACTGTGCGACAGCGAATCCGACGATTCGGTCATCATCTCCCAGCGCGGCGGCTCGCAGCGCATCCGCCTACGCGACGTGTCGTACGTCGAGGTGCGCGGGCACAGCCTGGAATTCCATACGGAGGACGGACTGGTCGTCGGCTCCGGCTCGCTGCAGGAGGCGGAAGCGAAGCTGAAACCCCACGGCTTCCTGCGCTGCGGCAAGCCGTATCTGGTCAACCAGCGTCATATCGACGCCATCAAAGGCAATGAGGTGCGCCTTTCGGACGGCGGCTCGCTGCCCATCGGCCGCGCCTTCCGCAAATCCTTCCTGCAGGATCTCGCCGACAACCTCGGCGACGATCGGTGGATGTGAGGCAGGGCGCGATGATGCATGATACGGCTGCGCTGTTCGGCACTGGAGATGTGTGGGCGCCGCTTGTGGGATTCTTCAACACAGTCGGTTTTCTGTTGGAGCTCGTCACGGCGCTGGTGATGTTCGTCTGGCCGCTCGAGCGCCGCCCGCGGTTCGTCTGGCGTGCGGCCGCCGCCATGCTGGTCATGATGGCGGTGTGCATGGTGTGGGATTCCCTGGCGTCCGAAGGCACATGGTGGCTGATCGCACGGTGCTTCCTCATCTACGCGATGTGCTGTGCCGCCTCGCGCGTCTGCTGGCGCATCAGTTTCGCGCAGGCGCTGTTCTATATGGCCGCCGCGGCCGCGCTGCAGCATGCGGTGTACCGTGGCGCGCGAGTGCTCTCCACCAGACTGCACATGGTGTGGGAGGATGCGGCCTGGATTGACACCATCGTGTACGCGGCGCTGGTGGTGCCGTTGTTCGCGCTGGGGTATTGGCTGTTCGCGCGCCCGCTGGCCGGCAAATCCATCGAAGGCGTGGCGAGCGGCCGTATGCTGCTGTTGTTCACCGGCATGGCGATCTGTCTGAACATCTTCACCAACCTGTACCACCATTACGGATCCGGAAGTGTGGCGTTCACGATTTTCTCGCTGTTCGACCTGCTGACATGCGTGTTCATGCTGATGTTGCTGCGCGAAATCGTGGAACATGAGAACGCCGAACGGGACGGTGCGATGCTGCGTCAGCTGATGAACCAGCAGAAGGCGAAACTCGATAGCGATAAGGCGACCATCGACCTGATCAACGTCAAAACGCACGACCTGAAAAGGCAACTCAACCTGCTGGAGAACCGCATTCCGCAGGAGGAGATCGACGATCTGAAATCACTGGCCGGCATCTACGACGCCACGGTGCGCACCGGCAACGAGACGTTGGACGTGCTGCTGTCGAACCGCTCACTTGTATGCGAGCAGCGCGGCATCCAATTCGACCGCATCATCGACGGCGAACGATTGGAGTTCATGAAACCCGGCGACATCTATTCGCTGTTCGGCAACGCCGTCGACAACGCGATGGAGGCGGTGGAGCATATCGTCGATGACGACCGCCGGTGGATCCGTATGACGGTCCGCGCCAACAAGGGCATGGTGGTGATGCATATCGAGAACCCCTATGACGGCGCCTTGACCTTTCGGGACGGATTGCCGCAGACGGTCAAAGCCGACAAACACTATCACGGTTTCGGGCTCAAATCGATGCGTATGGTCGCCGAACAATACGGCGGCGCGCTTTCGGTCAAAGCCGACGAGGGAATCTTCGCGGTGAACGTGGTGCTGCCGATCGAACGGTGACATGCGATCGGTGCCGTAGGTCCGGTGCCGTTCGGGCCCGACGCGTTCCCGATGCAGTTCGTGACTCGAAAAACGTCGGTTGCGCATCGGGCGTTGAGCATGGGGCCGGACTCGGAGAATCTAAGACTACGGCGTGTTTTCGCAGAGGAAAGCATCGCCGCAACGAGATTCAAGGAGGATGAGATGTTCAAACGAACGAACCTATGGCGCGGTTTGACCGCCATCGGTGCGTTGCTCCTCGCGATCGCCATCATGGCGGGATCGATTATGGAGACCTACCGTGTGTCGCTGGACGCGTTCGTCGGCACCCGCAGCCAGCGCACCGTCACCGACCAGTCCGCCGACGAAGGCGACAGCTGGACCTACCAGTCCGAGTTCACCTCGGCCGAAGAGGCCTACAACGGTTGGCGCGACTTCGCCATCGAGGAATCACAGGAGACGATGGCGCTGCTCAAGAACAGCGACGACGCGCTGCCGATCGCCTCGGACGCGAAGATCACCATGTTCGGCGTGCGCAGCTACGCGCCCGTCTACGGCGGATCCGGCGGTTCCGTCACCGACGGCAACTCCACCGTCGAGATCACGCAGGCCTTCCAGGAGCGTGGCTTCCAAATCAACCCCTCCATGCTGCAGGCCTATGAGACGTATTTCGCGGACAAGGAGTGGACCACCCCGCAGTTCGGCGGCGGCGTCCTGCCGGAATACGCGGAGATCACCAAATACGACGATCCCAGCGAACTCAGCCTGGACGAACTCGCCCAGCTGAACCCCGACTACAACTCGCAGTACGGCGAATACAACGACGCCGCCATCGTGGTCGTCGGTCGCCCCGCCGGTGAGAACGGCGACGGCTACTATCCGGGCGAGGAAGGGCTCGCTGAGGGTGTGAATACCGTGACCGGCAACATCCTGTCGCTGTCCGACGAGGAGATGGCGCTGGTCGACGAGGCCAAGGCCAACTTCGACAAGGTCATCGTGCTCGTCAATTCCACCAATCCGATGGAGATCGCCAACCTCGAGGACGACCCCGACATCGACGCGATCATGTGGATCGGCTTCCCCGGCGCGTACGGCTTCTACGGCGTGGCCGACATCCTCAACGGCACTGTCTCCCCCTCGGCCCATCTGGGCGACGTGATGGCCAAGAACACGGCCCTTGCGCCGGCGATGGCGAATTACGGCGACATCGCCTGGTCGAACGCCTCCGACTTCTCCGAAGACGCCGCCGTGAACTCCTACCTCATCGAATCCGAAGGCATCTACACCGGCTACCGCTATTACGAAACCCGCTATGCGGACATCGTGATGGGCAACGGCGGCGAGGAGGCCTCGGCGGGCACCTACGCGAACGCGGACGGCACCGTCTCCACCACGGATGGCACGTGGGACTACGCCAACGAAGTGGTGTACTCCTTCGGACACGGCCTGAGCTACACCACCTTCGAACAGACGCTCGATTCGGTGGAGATCGCGGGCGACAAGAAGACCGCCACCGTGACCGTGACCG
This window contains:
- the gdhA gene encoding NADP-specific glutamate dehydrogenase, with translation MLTNEYVKRVYDQVTKRDGDQPEFLQAVYEVLDTLQPVIEKHPEYEANGVLERIVEPERVVKFRVAWVDDSGKVQVNRGYRVQFNSAIGPYKGGLRFHPTVNEGVIKFLGFEQILKNSLTTLPMGGGKGGSDFDPKGKSDAEVMRFCQAFMTELQRHIGQFTDVPAGDINVGAREIGYLFGQYKRIRDEYSGVLTGKGLEFGGSLARTEATGYGLCYYTQEALRVLKNDSFEGKTVAISGSGNVAIFATEKATELGAKVVTASDSNGYIYDPNGIQLDVVKDIKLGHRGRIKEYADRVPGSEYHEGCAGVWTVKCDIALPCATQNEIDEASAEALVANGCTVVCEGANMPSTPEAIAVYQKNGVLYGPAKAANAGGVAVSGLEMSQNSYRLSWTFEETDAKLKGIMESIVAESLAAAKEYGEEGDLMAGANIAGFVKVANAMVAQGVL
- a CDS encoding LytR/AlgR family response regulator transcription factor, whose product is MLTVAIVEDDDAAADKLRACLDMFAQRSGETFDVRRFVEPTSFLEGYKPNWDIVFMDIEMPNMDGLAAAHRLHELDGGTVLIFVTNMAQFAAKGYEVDALDYIIKPFVYADFERKIARAVKLCDSESDDSVIISQRGGSQRIRLRDVSYVEVRGHSLEFHTEDGLVVGSGSLQEAEAKLKPHGFLRCGKPYLVNQRHIDAIKGNEVRLSDGGSLPIGRAFRKSFLQDLADNLGDDRWM
- a CDS encoding ATP-binding protein → MMHDTAALFGTGDVWAPLVGFFNTVGFLLELVTALVMFVWPLERRPRFVWRAAAAMLVMMAVCMVWDSLASEGTWWLIARCFLIYAMCCAASRVCWRISFAQALFYMAAAAALQHAVYRGARVLSTRLHMVWEDAAWIDTIVYAALVVPLFALGYWLFARPLAGKSIEGVASGRMLLLFTGMAICLNIFTNLYHHYGSGSVAFTIFSLFDLLTCVFMLMLLREIVEHENAERDGAMLRQLMNQQKAKLDSDKATIDLINVKTHDLKRQLNLLENRIPQEEIDDLKSLAGIYDATVRTGNETLDVLLSNRSLVCEQRGIQFDRIIDGERLEFMKPGDIYSLFGNAVDNAMEAVEHIVDDDRRWIRMTVRANKGMVVMHIENPYDGALTFRDGLPQTVKADKHYHGFGLKSMRMVAEQYGGALSVKADEGIFAVNVVLPIER